The DNA region CCAGTGGTCCGGGTTGGCCACCGAGCCGGCACCGCTGTTGCACGAGTCGTCGCTGCGGGCCGAGTCGACCGCGAAGAACAGCAGGTTACCGAAGACCGACGGGTCACCCTGGCCGCCGGGGCAGATGACCTGGCTGACCACCTGCGGCGAAGCCGGGTTGCTGACGTCGTAGACGTTGAACCCGTTGTAGTTGCCGGCGAACACGTGGTCGCCCTGGAAGGCCAGGTCGCTGTTGTACGAGGACTCGGCGGCGAGGCCGCCGAACTTCGGCACGTTGGCGATCTGGGTGAGGTTGGCGCTGCTGACGATCTCGTCAACGCCCGGGATCACGTTCGCGGCGGCGCTTGCCGGCGCCGCCGCGACCGTGCTGAGGAGGAGGGCGCCAGTGGCGGCGAGGCCGAGGACGGCCCTCCGCTTCCCTCGCGCAGTCGGTTGTGACATGTAGTTACACCCTTCGTCGTGGGTGAAATTGGGGGTAGCGGGACGATAACCTGCGGCACCGAGAATTTTTGTGATTTGGGCCACAGTAGACCGGACACCATGATCACGATTAGGCAACACCGGGAGCACGAACAACCGCAGGAACGACTAATGACGCCTTTTTCTCGCCACCAACCCCTGCTGTCATATCCGCAGGTCGCGTTACGATCCCGGCCAGGCTAGGTCCACCGCGGGAGGCAAGTCGTGCAAGGCGTACGGATAGGCAAGGTTCTCCGCCAGTCGCGGGCGGTCGTCCTCATCGAACTGGCGGTACTGGCGGTGGCCGTCGTCGGGGCGGCGGTGCTGTTCCTGCTGCCGGACGACAGGTCGGAGCCGGCGGCGACCGCCAGCCCCTCGCAGTCGACCGAGTCCCCCGGCCTGCCGGACTCCACCGCACCGGTGTTGATGCCCGGCCGTCCCGGTGAGGCGGCCCGGACGGCGCCGGCGAACGAGGTGTCGGCCCTGCCCCGGGACCCGCACAACAACGCCGACGTCCGATTCATGACGATGATGATCCCGCACCACGAGCAGGCCCTGGTGATGGCCCGACTGGTCGCCGAACGGGCCGAGAACGAGAAGCTCGAGCGCATGGCGGAACGGATGCTGGCGGCCCAGGAACCCGAGATCAAGTACATGGAGACCTGGCTGGCCGAACGCGGTCTGAACCGCAACTCCGGCGGCGACCACCGCCACACCATGTCCGGCATGCAGACGGCGGAGGCGCTGAACCGTCTGACCGCCGCTCGCGGGGCGGAGTTCGACCGGATGTTCGTGACCATGATGACCGAGCATCACGAGGGCGCGATCAAGATGGCCGAGGAGGTGCTCGTGCTCGGCTCCGATCGCCTCGTCAACGAGCTGGCCAGCAGCGTGATCGTGGAGCAGAACGTCGAGATCAACCGGATGCGCGAGGCACTGGCGGGCAGCTGACCCTCCGTGCCGCACCGGTCGCGCTCGTCGGGATCGGTGAAGGTGTCGGGGGTGGCCGATAGCGTGCGGCTGACACCGACGAGAGGGGCCTGTGATGGCCGAGCCCACCCTGTCCGCCGAGCGCGCCGACCTGCTGGAGACCCTGCAACTGCACCGGTTCTTCCTGCGGAACACCACGCGTGACCTGACCGACGAGCAGATCGGCCTGCGCAGCACCGTCAGCGAGTTGTGCCTGGGCGGGCTGATCAAGCATGTCGCCGGCACCGAGCGGAACTGGGTGAACTTCATCCAGGCCGGGCCGACCGCGTTGCCTGACGCCGGTGACCCGGCCAGTCTCGAGCAGTACGCGAAGATGTTCCAGATGTCGCCGGGCGAGACCCTGGCCGGCGTGCTCGCGACCTACGACGAGGCCGCCAAGCAGACCGACGACCTGATCCGCACCCTGCCGGATCTGGATTTCAGCCAGCCGCTGCCCGATGCGCCGTGGTTCACCCCCGGGGCCCGCTGGTCCGCCCGTCGGGTGCTGCTGCACCTCATCGCCGAGACCGCCCAGCACGCCGGTCACGCCGACATCATCCGCGAGGCCATCGACGGCGCCAAGACCATGGGCTGATCCTCTGCCAGCGCGACGACTGTCGGATTCCGATCAGGACACCGGTTGAGCGATGACAGGTCCGGCGGATCATCGCCTGGCATACTCGGCCGGGCCAGGTCGGGCCGAAGATGGTGGTGGGGTGCAGTTCCGGGTGCTGGGGCCGCCGGAGGTGGTCCGGGACGGGCAGGTGGTGCCGCTCGGTGGGCCGAAACAGCGGGCGTTGCTGGTGCTGCTGCTGCTTCGGCCGAACCGGTTCGTCGCCACCGACTGGCTGGTCGACGCCCTGTGGGACGGCCGGCCCCCGCCCAGTGCCGAGATCACCCTACGCACCCACGTAGCCGGACTGCGGCGGGCGGTGGAGCCGCACCGCTCCCCCGGCGAGGCGGCCCG from Micromonospora sp. NBC_01739 includes:
- a CDS encoding DUF305 domain-containing protein, encoding MQGVRIGKVLRQSRAVVLIELAVLAVAVVGAAVLFLLPDDRSEPAATASPSQSTESPGLPDSTAPVLMPGRPGEAARTAPANEVSALPRDPHNNADVRFMTMMIPHHEQALVMARLVAERAENEKLERMAERMLAAQEPEIKYMETWLAERGLNRNSGGDHRHTMSGMQTAEALNRLTAARGAEFDRMFVTMMTEHHEGAIKMAEEVLVLGSDRLVNELASSVIVEQNVEINRMREALAGS
- a CDS encoding DinB family protein; amino-acid sequence: MAEPTLSAERADLLETLQLHRFFLRNTTRDLTDEQIGLRSTVSELCLGGLIKHVAGTERNWVNFIQAGPTALPDAGDPASLEQYAKMFQMSPGETLAGVLATYDEAAKQTDDLIRTLPDLDFSQPLPDAPWFTPGARWSARRVLLHLIAETAQHAGHADIIREAIDGAKTMG